The following proteins come from a genomic window of Aspergillus oryzae RIB40 DNA, chromosome 4:
- a CDS encoding uncharacterized protein (predicted protein) — MGPLHLDVPTTHHVYEGSHGERYSPPISGSVLVPVSSLDFDQAKYPNVTVGLLRTVTLRNGEPASNAPNDNKKGDFLQRIRRKRVPQTQTIATPQKEGSSTVETLVQCQLWHSPEPVEWHEEAGAVVLKFLFSIPVPPGTSGTTETPFGGLSYAVRAVVTSSSGVTVDATRDVQILSRIVTGPSQTVRHFKNYTGERLKSELSLTPEQPTDPKVKLAYSAKLVARGTTARGDRPTERKQFFVREVRWSVEETVRLMKVSNGDGPDGETITWKEKSVRQLCSGKQQGRWAPNKKLSVQERKGHDDRDRIDLSFDVIIPRTASTPDQRDLSSCSFDSGAPCRHLTPCKFNEICTESSGERTTIMVDHRLRLDLITGEDTLDEKTGDLINRRQFAKAFTTCYTLPIHEVAGRNAIPEGTFHGNSAPPLYEGESAMPPAYDFDEPYTSPCFV; from the coding sequence ATGGGACCGTTGCACCTGGACGTTCCAACCACCCATCACGTTTATGAAGGGTCTCACGGCGAGAGATACAGCCCACCCATATCGGGCTCCGTTCTGGTGCCAGTATCCTCGTTGGACTTTGATCAGGCGAAGTATCCCAATGTTACTGTTGGTTTGCTCCGAACTGTGACTTTGCGGAACGGGGAGCCGGCATCTAATGCCCCAAACGACAACAAAAAGGGCGATTTTCTTCAGCGGATCCGCAGGAAACGCGTGCCCCAAACCCAGACCATCGCCACTCCACAAAAGGAGGGGAGCAGCACGGTAGAGACACTGGTACAATGTCAGTTATGGCACTCCCCAGAACCAGTAGAGTGGCATGAGGAGGCGGGCGCGGTCGTCTTGaagtttcttttctcgatACCAGTTCCACCCGGCACATCAGGTACGACGGAGACTCCATTCGGAGGGCTGTCTTATGCGGTCCGCGCTGTAGTCACTTCGTCATCTGGGGTGACCGTGGATGCGACGAGGGACGTGCAAATTCTGTCCCGTATCGTGACTGGTCCCAGTCAGACTGTTCGTCATTTTAAAAATTACACCGGCGAGCGGTTGAAGTCGGAGTTGTCTCTTACTCCGGAGCAGCCAACAGATCCTAAAGTAAAGCTCGCATACTCTGCGAAGCTTGTGGCCCGTGGTACTACGGCGCGGGGTGACCGCCCAACAGAAAGGAAGCAATTCTTCGTTCGAGAGGTACGATGGAGCGTCGAAGAGACTGTGAGGTTGATGAAAGTCTCCAACGGTGATGGTCCTGACGGGGAAACGATTacctggaaagagaaatcCGTGCGCCAGCTGTGCTCCGGCAAGCAACAGGGTCGCTGGGCTCCGAATAAGAAACTATCTGTCCAGGAACGAAAAGGCCATGATGACCGTGACCGAATTGACCTTTCATTCGATGTCATTATTCCTAGAACTGCATCCACCCCAGATCAGCGGGATCTTTCATCATGTTCCTTCGACTCTGGAGCACCGTGTCGGCACCTGACCCCTTGCAAGTTTAACGAGATTTGCACCGAGtcaagtggagagaggaCCACAATCATGGTCGACCACCGCTTGAGGCTTGATCTTATCACCGGGGAAGACACCCTCGATGAAAAGACGGGAGATCTCATCAACCGAAGGCAGTTCGCGAAAGCATTCACGACTTGCTATACCCTTCCAATCCATGAAGTGGCTGGCCGAAATGCCATCCCGGAGGGTACCTTCCACGGTAACAGCGCTCCTCCATTATATGAGGGAGAATCTGCTATGCCTCCTGCATATGACTTTGACGAACCATATACATCGCcttgttttgtttga
- a CDS encoding uncharacterized protein (acyl-CoA synthetase), which produces MVTVFAVPSPGLVRRLLDHFAKHGPMWLTSRMGNRRTAILSHIFPEAMESPLILHCVLMIAAKDLLKYDSNVELQASAVEYYGRAISGLREALSGEQLANEPTSGAIISGASPAYNIEEMTYALKTGNAKFLMTVPAGMDVAVPAAREAGIPTERIFLLEGEKGEYISVQDLVRKGRSYGPTGQTTPFELPRGKSNRDVCGFLSFSSGTTGLPKAVMIAHHNVIAQCMQVDQILRKDVNKSLAVLPLFHITGLVHQMHLPVIRNSTVYMLPSFTMESMLATIVEYQITEILSVPPIIIRLLTDPIVSKYDLSHVKTFSSGAAPISGEILQKLEARFPWTGFKQGYGMTESCSCITAHPPEKQTYEYAQRAGILVANTEVKILNTQNGKELGYGEEGEILARGPQVVMGYLGNEKATRETFDSDGWLHTGDVGYMDQEGFLVITDRIKEMIKVKGIGVSPAELEDLLLGHPEVDDAAVTSVPDDYSGEKPKAYVVVNAAAKSRLATGDAVKSVGRELIEYVKAKKVRHKWIVEVEFMDEIPKSPSGKILRRVLKDRERKRESGEKRLVVRDEKATAKL; this is translated from the exons ATGGTGACGGTCTTCGCAGTTCCCAGCCCAGGCCTGGTTCGCCGGCTTCTAGACCATTTTGCGAAACATGGCCCTATGTGGCTAACTTCCAGGATGGGTAATCGACGAACTGCGATCCTCTCTCATATTTTCCCGGAAGCCATGGAAAGCCCCCTTATCCTCCACTGTGTGCTCATGATCGCAGCGAAAGATTTACTGAAGTATGATTCGAACGTGGAATTACAAGCTTCGGCAGTTGAGTACTACGGTCGAGCTATTTCGGGCCTGCGTGAGGCTCTCAGTGGAGAGCAATTGGCAAATGAACCCACTTCTG GTGCTATAATATCTGGCGCATCCCCTGCCTACAATATCGAAGAAATGACCTATGCCCTCAAAACTGGTAATGCCAAATTTCTTATGACCGTCCCTGCCGGTATGGACGTTGCGGTTCCCGCAGCTCGGGAAGCTGGCATCCCTACTGAGCggatcttccttctcgaggGCGAAAAGGGCGAGTATATATCCGTTCAGGATCTCGTCCGAAAAGGGAGAAGCTATGGACCCACTGGACAGACGACACCTTTTGAGCTCCCTCGTGGTAAGTCAAACCGGGATGTGTGTGGATTTTTAAGTTTTAGTTCAGGAACAACGGGGCTGCCGAAAGCT GTGATGATCGCGCATCACAACGTCATCGCGCAATGTATGCAAGTGGATCAAATTTTGCGGAAGGATGTGAACAAATCATTGGCTGTATTGCCTTTGTTCCATA TCACTGGGCTGGTTCACCAAATGCACCTCCCTGTAATCCGCAATAGCACCGTGTATATGCTCCCGTCCTTCACAATGGAATCCATGCTCGCAACCATAGTCGAATATCAAATCACCGAGATTCTCTCCGTACCCCCCATCATAATCCGTCTCCTCACTGATCCGATTGTATCCAAATACGACCTCTCGCATGTGAAAACCTTTTCCTCCGGTGCAGCTCCTATATCAGGTGAAATTCTCCAGAAGCTGGAGGCCCGGTTCCCCTGGACAGGGTTTAAGCAGGGGTATGGGATGACGGAGTCTTGCAGCTGTATCACAGCTCATCCACCTGAAAAGCAGACGTACGAGTATGCGCAACGGGCGGGGATACTCGTTGCTAATACCGAGGTGAAAATTCTTAACACTCAAAATGGGAAGGAATTGGGGTATGGCGAAGAGGGTGAGATTCTGGCCCGGGGGCCTCAGGTGGTTATGGGATACTTGGGGAATGAGAAAGCAACGCGAGAAACGTTTGATTCAGATGGGTGGTTGCATACGGGGGATGTGGGGTATATGGATCAGGAGGGGTTCCTTGTGATTACAGATCGGATCAAGGAGATGATTAAAGTGAAAGGGATTGGGGTTTCACCTGCTGAATTGGAGGACTTGTTGCTTGGGCACCCTGAAGTGGACGACGCGGCGGTCACATCGGTCCCAGATGATTATTCGGGGGAGAAACCGAAGGCGTATGTTGTGGTCAACGCTGCGGCGAAGTCTAGACTGGCGACCGGAGATGCCGTGAAAAGCGTTGGGAGGGAGCTGATTGAGTACgtcaaggcaaagaaggtgCGCCATAAATGGATTGTCGAGGTGGAGTTTATGGATGAGATTCCGAAGAGTCCAAGTGGGAAGATCCTACGGCGAGTACTGAAAGatcgggagagaaagagggaaagtggggagaagaggttgGTTGTTCGGGATGAGAAGGCGACTGCTAAGTTATAA